Within Hydrogenispora ethanolica, the genomic segment TCTTTTTGTGAATGAAAGAGCTCTTTTTCGGAAGAATGAGCTCTTTCAGTCGCTGAGCGAGCTCTTTTTGTGAATAAAAGAGTTCTTTTTGTGAATAAACCATCTATTGCTGTGGATAAATGGTTTCGTTGAATATGGTTAATGAATTTGGACTGTGGATAAGTCGGGGAAGCCCCGGTAATACAAGGTTCCCTTTTTTCGCTTTCTGAACCGGCTTGCTTCAAAAAGGGGGGAAAGGTACTATGGTGACTACTGGCTCTCCGGTGACTCAAGGGGTGAGTTCTTTGGCCCAAAATCGACTCTCCCCCTGAGCTTTACTGCAGGCAGCACGGTGGAAGCCGTTTCCACCGCAAACAAAAAACCCAGTCTTCACTGGGTTTTTTTCATATCATCCTCCGTCACCGGCCCCGGGCCAACGCCGCCAGCCGGCGCAGCATCTCCCCGACCTGCTCCCTGGAGATGAGAAACTCGGTCCGGCCGTCGCGCTCCACGGCGTAAAAATCAGCGTTGTAGGGAAGGTAATTGACCGTAAGGACGCGGCGTTCCCCTTCTTGCGGGCCCTGGCGCAAAAAGAAGCTGGTCCTCACCTCCGGGGCTTCCCGCACCGGCCCCCGGTCGTTCTCGGCCTCGGCCATCAGCCCGATCAGGCTCTGGTAATACTTACGGAACGGGGCGGCGGCGACCGTCTTGCCGTCCACCCGGAACGTCGCCGCCTCGCCCCCGGTCGCGGCGGAAGGTTTCCGGACGATGGCGATGGTGCGGGTCCGGCCCGCCGCGGCCACCTCGATCCGCTCCACCGCGTCAATATTGACCAGACAGACGAAGCGCTCGATCAGAGCGAAGGGCTTGGTCTCCACAAAGGCCAGGCCGGCCTGGGGCAGGGTGAAGACCCGCGCTTCGTCGGCGAGCTTGCAATAGACCTGTTCCGCGTCGCGTTCCTTCCCGATCAGCAAGTGGAGACGGGTCTGGCCGTCTCCGGCGATCAGCTCGGCCCGGGCCGGCGCCAGGCCGTATGGGGCCAAATCGGCCGGATGGTCCGCCACCACCTCGGTCAGGGTGCTCAGTCCGGCCAAGGCGTCGAGGACCGGCTTGAAACGGTCGCTGTTGACCGGTTTGGGCTCCCGGTAGGGCTGGACCATCTTCCAGACGCTCAGCGGACTATCGGACCTCCCGCCCCCGGCGCTGTCGTCGGGCACGATCTCGATGGCTGCCCCGCCGCTCCGGGAGAGCTTAAAATAATTGAGCCGCTCGGGCGCGACCGCGGGCAGCTCCCGGTCCCGGAGATCCGCCAGCGAATACCGGAATTTCCGGCCGTCGGAAGCGGCGATCAGGTAGACGGCGGGGTCGGCCGGAGCCTTCAGATAATATCCCGCGCCGCTGGGAGCCAGATCGCCCAGCGCATAGCGGCGCTCCGTCCCGTCGGTCAGCACGGCGCTGGCCGTCAGCGCCGGCCGGGCCAGTCCGTAGGGGGCCAGATCCCCGGGCCGCGGGTCGATCACTTCCCGCGCCCGGAGCGCGGTGAAGTTGGCCACCAGCCCATAGAGGGCCACCGGATCCAGCTTGACCGGATAGGGCGCGTCGACATTCCAAGCCCCGTCCCGCTGCACCAGGGTCAGCTTCCCTTGGGGCGATTCCAGGACGAGCCGGGCGATCCGGGCCTCGTCCAGCCGGGAAATGAGGCGCGGCGGCGGATCCGGGGCGGTTTTCGCCCCCGCTCCCTGTCGCGCCTGGAATTGCAAATAGGCGCAGGAACCGAGCAATACCAGCAGGATTCCGCCCAGGATCAAAAGGTTCCGGCCGCGCCGCGTCGCTCCGCTCATCGGTGCCTCCTTCTCAGCCAGACCGTCACTCCCGCGGCCAGCACCGCCAGAGGGATCAGGATCACGGCGATCCCCGCGCAGATTAACGCCTGAAACCCGTTCATATTCAGCCGGAGCGAGAGCAGGCTTTTGGGTTGGATCGACAATCCGCCCTGCTGGTCGGAGAGCCAGTTCAAGCTGTTCGTCAACAGACTGGTATTCCCGGGGA encodes:
- a CDS encoding DUF4340 domain-containing protein; the encoded protein is MSGATRRGRNLLILGGILLVLLGSCAYLQFQARQGAGAKTAPDPPPRLISRLDEARIARLVLESPQGKLTLVQRDGAWNVDAPYPVKLDPVALYGLVANFTALRAREVIDPRPGDLAPYGLARPALTASAVLTDGTERRYALGDLAPSGAGYYLKAPADPAVYLIAASDGRKFRYSLADLRDRELPAVAPERLNYFKLSRSGGAAIEIVPDDSAGGGRSDSPLSVWKMVQPYREPKPVNSDRFKPVLDALAGLSTLTEVVADHPADLAPYGLAPARAELIAGDGQTRLHLLIGKERDAEQVYCKLADEARVFTLPQAGLAFVETKPFALIERFVCLVNIDAVERIEVAAAGRTRTIAIVRKPSAATGGEAATFRVDGKTVAAAPFRKYYQSLIGLMAEAENDRGPVREAPEVRTSFFLRQGPQEGERRVLTVNYLPYNADFYAVERDGRTEFLISREQVGEMLRRLAALARGR